In one Corythoichthys intestinalis isolate RoL2023-P3 chromosome 16, ASM3026506v1, whole genome shotgun sequence genomic region, the following are encoded:
- the c1qtnf6a gene encoding complement C1q tumor necrosis factor-related protein 1 translates to MFGILLSLSFVYLVTQAAPPNTAPAPCRRCCDDMEPSEGSGAQPPTGGYNQVPEVRTYINMTILKGDKGDRGERGTPGKIGQEGPPGLIGPMGPKGSKGQAGLPGDPCKVQYAAFSVGRRKSLHSLEAYQPLIFDTVFVNLDNDFNMFSGKFICHTPGIYFFNINIHTWNFKETYLHIMRNEAEQAIVYAQPSDRSIMQSQSLMLDLALNDEVWVRLYKRERENAIYSDDVDIYITFNGYLIKASTE, encoded by the exons ATGTTTGGTATCCTCCTCAGCCTTTCCTTTGTTTACCTGGTGACGCAGGCGGCCCCTCCCAACACAGCGCCAGCCCCCTGCAGACGCTGCTGTGATGACATGGAACCATCAGAGGGGAGTGGTGCCCAGCCCCCGACCGGAGGGTACAACCAGGTGCCAGAGGTCCGTACCTACATCAACATGACCATTCTTAAAG GTGACAAAGGAGaccgcggagaaagagggacgcCAGGTAAAATTGGACAGGAAGGCCCTCCGGGATTAATCGGGCCCATGGGCCCAAAAGGCTCAAAGGGCCAGGCGGGTCTCCCAGGAGACCCCTGCAAAGTGCAGTACGCTGCTTTTTCCGTCGGTCGTCGCAAATCCCTCCACAGCTTGGAGGCCTACCAACCACTGATATTCGACACAGTTTTCGTAAACCTCGACAATGACTTCAACATGTTCAGCGGGAAATTCATCTGCCACACGCCCGGGATCTATTTCTTCAACATCAACATTCACACATGGAACTTTAAGGAGACCTACCTTCACATCATGCGCAATGAAGCTGAGCAGGCGATAGTATACGCACAACCCAGCGACCGCTCCATCATGCAGAGCCAGAGTCTCATGCTGGACTTGGCCCTCAATGACGAGGTGTGGGTCCGCCTGTATAAGCGGGAAAGGGAGAATGCAATTTATAGCGATGATGTGGATATTTATATCACTTTCAATGGATACCTCATCAAAGCAAGCACAGAGTAG